DNA from Apis cerana isolate GH-2021 linkage group LG13, AcerK_1.0, whole genome shotgun sequence:
acGTAATGAAAAAATGGTTTAATCActagaaattttcttcaaatcttGACGTTTCAGAATGTAAGTAAGGTTTGGGTAGGTAACCATTGGATTGTGTTAATGAATTAATCCATTATGTTGGGAATGACTATcagtttattttctctttaatttaatacaatatatagtaaggtaaatgatataaatatctttaatcaaaatattgtagaaatttgtaaaaataacccTTATGAAATATAAGTCAATGTCACATAACAATGTCATATATTAGTTATTCGCCAATTGAAGATAAgactttcattattaaatcgatgaaattttcgttAGTTGAAAGACAGCCTTTAAATTTGAAGGTTAAATACGAACCAGTGGATTCGAACCATTTCAATGTGTTCAGTGTATAAATGAGGATGTGAGTTAATGAAGTGaggaacatataaaattatttataagcatTTATTGCCTTTGttttaagaagaatataattaaataatggctcattttataaagaaaggtaagtgttaatattttaatctttttttaatatgattaaaatacattccttcaattattgaaaacgAAGCGGTACAAATAGGTTATTTTGTTGGCCACACTGTTTGTATCGCCATATTTCTTACATTCCATTGAATTGTCAGAAGGAATAGTGGAATAAAATGTGGTAATGGCGAGTGCGTCTGTTCCGCATATTTGATGTTGTGATAAAGTTGGGCGTACGCGTCCGCCTTATCAATCGTgacaaagtttttttatttcgaatatgtctacttaattttgatatatacacttagtttttaaagaaatttaaccgacaataaaataaataaagtgtcCAGTGTACAATGTCGGTGATTCATTATCGGAATATGGAAGTATACGACAGATAATAGAAGATAATCGtgttatagaaaagaaatttataattttatatatttcataacacGTAcagttatttgattatattcgtTTTGTAATATACAAGATAGTATTTCAAACGtgctattatattagaaataatcaataaatgcTTGTAAACGTATAACAAGATAATATGAAATCGGAACGAACATGAAGGTAACTGTGTGTTTCGACAACGTCCGGGTGGTGGTTCCTTGTGGGGATGGAACCCTGCTGGTTAAAGATTTAATGCATGAGGCTACTCTAAGGTATAAAAAGGCAACTGGAAAGAATGATAATACATTAACTATAAATAGTTTATCTTCCTTAACTGGAGGTGGACTCTTGGATCCAGATGATAGGTTATGTGATGTAGCTGATGATAGAGAACAGATTGTTGCTCATTTTGTGAGTTCTGATGTTTCGCATGCTGGTGGTGATGGAGCAAGTTCAGTTGGAACAAATAGTcctgatttttttcattcggaTAGTAAAGAACCAACTTATACAATTGATACACATTCCTCAATTCCTATCAATGctattaaaagagaaagtaCCAAAAGATTATCAATGCATGCATTATCAACCAGAGAGCCATGTTTAACTACATATTCTGCTCAGTCCCTTCCCAGAGAGTCTCGGCGTAGAGAACCATTGGGACAAGATGCCAAAGTgtcatttgaatatataaatgccAATATAGAATCAGGAGATCAAGgagaaattcgagaaattgtGATAAAGAATGAAGCAGGACCACTGGGGCTTCATGTGGTGCCATGTTATGATTTGTTGGGTAATGATCAGGGACTAAGAGTTGAAGGTATTGAACCAAATGGCAGAATTGCTAGAGATGGTCAAATTGATTTGCAcgataagattataaaaataaatggtcACAATCTATTGCATATACCATTTTCTAAAGTGCAAGAGATTTTTCGTACCTGTATGACTGAATCATGTTTACAAATTTCTATAGTGAAACATAAAAAGTCACATGAGAAGTCGTTACATAAAAATCATAGTAATACTAGTGGAGGATCAGAAAAGGAAATTGATGATAATGTTAAAAGACTTCAATGTagcaattataatttgttgcaGACTGCTAATACCCGTAAGATTGGACGTATGATAGAGATAGAATTAACAAAAGGGAGTAATGGTCTTGGATTTAGTGTCACAACACGCGATAATCCTGCAGGAGGCCATTgtccaatatatattaaaaatatattaccaaAAGGTGCTGCAGTTGAAGATGGTAGATTAAGGCCTGGAGATAGATTATTGGaggtaaataataaagaaatgactGGTAAAAGTCAAGCAGAAGTTGTTTCACTTCTGAGAAGTATTCCACCTGGTGGAAAAGTAAGAATGATTGTATCACGCCAGGAAGAAATTTCTTCAAGCATTCCAGATTCTCATTCTCACGTTACTTCCACAACTCAAGCCTCAGAAACTActgataattcaaaatattggaATGCATTGAATACATCaccaataaaaaagaacactGAAGtgcaagataaaattaatagccATAACTACGATAAATGCACGTTTAAACCAGTGAAATCTTCAGAAGATATTGTTTTATCACCACGTAAAAATCGTATGATATTGACTTTAGATATACCAGTACATGATTCAGAGAAAGCTGGATTAGGTGTTAGTGTTAAAGGAAAGACTACAAATACAGATGAAAACACTAATATGGAtttaggaatttttattaaaagtgtcCTTCATGGAGGTGCAGCCTCTAGGGATGGAAGATTAAGGACCAATGATCAATTGCTCAATGTAAATGGGGTATCATTATTAGGATTATCAAACTCGGATGCAATGGAAACACTGAGAAGAGCAATGCTCAATACAAACAGCTCTTTAACTGGAGTGATCACTCTCACGATAGCCAGGAGGATATCTTCCTATgatggaaatgaaaaaaatttgtcagaaaatttatcttctcaGTGTAAATTGGAATCAGCCAACAGTATATACATATCTGATTCCACGAAAGCCAGCGAGGGCAGGGTAAAAGAGAAGAACAATTTGAATTCCCAATCAGATATCTTGGACAATGGTGGACTATTGTCTTGCGTTATGGCATCACCGTGGAATCCAGTTATCGATAGATTAACCGAACAGTATAATAAGAATAGTTTAAGGAATGAAAGTTATTGTATCGCTACCAATAAAACATGGATAGAACCTGCGAgcgtgaaaaaaattacaataggACAGCGTGATGATCGCGCGGAACCAGTATTGCTAGAAGATTCCAATGAACCGCAGTGCAATGAAGCTAAACGAAACACGGACGATAAAGATAGTCAGTATTCCGGGGATCCGACGTACGATAGTCAATTATCTTTGGAGGAATTTAGCTCCTCTTCCAATAAGTTTTCCCGCGATGCTTTAGGTAGACAGAGTATGTCGGAGAAGCGACATGCTGCTTTAGATGCCAAGAATACGGATActtataagagaaataaaaaattacgggAAGGCCGCGAAAATAAGAATCAGGAACAAGCGAATCAGAAGCATTCGAATCAATCGGCTGATTCGGAAGATCATACCAGGCGGGGGGTTAAATCAGAAAGTTacgataagaataaaaataaagctgCTACCGATGGCAGTACGGCAAGTGAGAGTAATATGAAACGATACGAGAAATCGGTCGATCCTGCTCAGTCAGAATACGTATATACTATACCTGGATGCAATAATAAGTACACTTCTCCAAGGAAACATTGGCTTGTTGATGATGTACATGGCGAGATAACGAGCAATAATTTTAAGGATGATCGCGAGGGTTTTCCAAATAGCCGGGGGGATGTGAAGCAAGCATCTCTCAATTCGGCTTTGGATGATCGATACAAGCGTTCACGAAAGAAAGGGGGGATACGTTCGATGCTTCGATTAGGGAAGAATAGGAAATCGCTCAATTTCGGTGATAGTATAGAAGCCCGTCACGAATCCAGTAATTATTGCAGTGGAACGATCAATTATATCGCATAATATACaaagggggggggggggattTATAACGTAGATACGGAATTCAAAGTATACATAAACATACTTGTGCATAACACCTAGAAACACATATTATAcacgaaatatatacattttaacacCCATCGCACGTATGTACTCCGTTGCATCGTATGTACTTAAATATGTATGATTTGTCCCAAAGTGCCTTATATCAtcgcaaattaaaaaaaaaaaaacaaaaaaaaaacaaaaaaaaaaaaaaaaacaaaaaaaaatttattctgtatatatatataatttttgtatttgtctTCAATTCGTACCGATCATATACatgtatctatttttaaaataaaactatgcaCGTAATATAAACAGTGTGTATAAGTTGAATAaccgataattttaaaacgggAACTACTATCGATATCTATTAGGCAAATATTTGGTCATGATTttgataatgttaaaaattcctcataaattctaatttacatCCAAATGAAGTAACAATCGATACAAACAGTGTGTTACTAAACTTAGGATAATCACggtaaatagatatattaattaaatggatGGCGAAGGAATTTATCttcatttacaaatatatttgtttttttctagtATTTCAGTTAACCCCGAATCAATTATTGTACCAACAAAAGCGTTACAGGGGAAAGATAAATCTTAGAaaaccaaaaatatattttaaaaagcgaGTATTAAACGAACTTTTAACACCCTTCTTTATTAATCCTAACAAGGATAAGACTCTGGAACAATTTTGCGAAAACTCAAAAACAGAGGAAATCGAGCAACGTCTTGGAATTTATGATACGATAATAGCGAGAGAAGTTCGTAATTGGTTTGACAATTCAAAAATGACTGTTATATTGCATGTGAATAGTATTATGGAACTGGATGTATTCGATATCAAAGTTGCATTATTCAAGGAAAATATGCACTACAAACGTTACGGGCCTCATATCATACATAATATGATTAAGAATTCGCCTTACGAAAGTCTTGTCCCcttaattagtaattatacTGCATTTGTATTCAGCTCTGAAATAAAAGTACCCACTGTacacaaaattatcaaaaaaagcaagaaaatgtatatattaggTAAGCAGTGGAGAAAGGATggcaaaatgattttattaacaaatttgatttcttttttagggGGAGTGTTAGAAGGACAAGTATTCAAGTACGATGATTTCCTGAAGTTTGGAGAAATGAATATCACAATGGCGCAATCAAATTTGgttcaaatattacaaaatgcaGGAGGCGTTAATCTGACTCGACAACTTACACACCATCAGTCGACACTGTTGACACGACTGAAACAGATCGGTACAAATGAGACAACATCCgacgataaaaaatgaatcagtGCCTGTATAATTGCAAAGATACctgtatctataatttattatacgtttATGATGCACACGAAGCTTTAAGTAAAGTACAATTTATTCTCCTGTGCCCTTTGtgacgataaaaaataagaacgaTCGTTGAAAACTGAGGTGTCTGCCTCTTTATTACTTTCAATCATTTTCCAATTCCATGAAGGACGGTTCCGCGATAAGGTTAATCGTTGAGCAAGCAGCGTATGTACGACGTATACGTAATGTAACTTATCAGTATCAACTTTATCGATTATCAAAActcgttattataatatatcaagcCATTTGATGCTCGGACTAGTGATTCATCCCGATATACGGGGACACTGATAatggtataaaaatattttgatccaTGGTGTATTTGCacttcttttcttccattcCATCCATCCGTCGTGCATCGTTGCGGTAATTGTATCTCTTGATAGTTCTCAGTGACAGTAATTGCAACGAGGATGACACTTGACTCCGTTTTCTCCGCATCTACAGCCTCCGGATGTGTCCCCTTTTCCCTATGTGAATCATCCGAAATAGGatcaatatagaaataaaacaatcgaGCCATGAAAATGTGTACTAATATTCAATATCGAACGATAACATCGTTACGTATCGATTACTTACTGCAGGTCCCCAACGTGGACCTCTCGTTACCCAGCATATCTCGGTCTTGCACATTGAACAACGCAACCAATCGCAACCccattttttcatcaaaacaACAGCGCATGTGGGACACGCGAGTGCTTCACCCCTATCTACCATTTCCTCCAACATCTCGGCAGTTCTTCGTGATTCTTGATCCGTTTCCTTCGATAATCTCAATTCTTGTTGGtattgtttacaatttttcccAGTATGAATAGCCTGTGAGGtaaatatttctgtaaaacttttatcaatgtgatattaatcaattttgcttatttaaatatttcaatattgcaacgatataaaataattaaattttccttttcgacCTGGCAAGTGAGACAATTGTTTGCACCACACACGGGGCAAAGAAAGTTGTTCACATCGTCGTCGTAGATGCACCAGCCAGGGCAGTCCGGAGTTTTACAGTGGAACGCGTTGTTTCCAGCATTGTTTTCCGCTTGAGCGATCGATTTGGCTAAATGTTGCTGGTAAACTTCTGGTTCGACGAGCTATGTAATAAAATCGTGTATTAAGTTTcccttattaatattactttaacgAATTCGAACAATTATACTTACAGCTTTAATTTCACGTTCTTGGAGAGTGGACTCACAAGTGTATTCCGAGTCTCTATAAGGACATTTCACTTCGGCTTCTTCGCAGTATCGAATCGTATTAGCAATACATGATCTGGGTAAAATTGTTCATCAAAGAGATTTGTATGAAGcgctattttatatctaattattataattattatacctgCAGAACATATGTAAGCAATCCCTCAAGATAACTCCTTCACGAGGGCCGTATGTAACAAAGCATACGGGACATTCGATCGGTTCGGAGTTCGGTATAACATCGCAGTTTTCCAAAGAAATTAACTCTTCGTACCTGTCCATTTTCACTTCCACTGGTGTGTTTCTCTCCTCTATCTCCTATATGTATTTATCGAgatgaatttaaatgaaaaaacaaaaagaaatcttttgccaagaaaaatagaacgcgtcgtggaaataaaatattcaatacctGAGGTTCTTCTTCGACTTCTTCGTGATCTTGCTCCACAATCTGCAGTACTTCTGTAGATGTGCTCGTGTCATCGTTTGGCACATTTGGTATTTCCTCTGTACCgctacttttttcaatttgtacgaCACTTTCAGATCTTAATTCTATAACCAAGTATGTTaatcatcaaatattatttatttgttatttcatttctttccttttttcttttttttttagtaccTGGGGCAACGAGATATAAGAATACCGGAGATCCATTAACAGCCTGCAATTCGTTCAGACTCGCTTCATCGCGATCTGCTAAATTTTTACCTATGATCCATCGTTGCACATTGGTCGGTATTTCGAATTCCGTATGTATTTTCGCTTTCAACTCGGCCACCGTCATCCTGCTCGGCagctgttattttattttggctTAGTACGGCATCTAATATCATCACACGGATTGGCA
Protein-coding regions in this window:
- the LOC107996201 gene encoding large ribosomal subunit protein uL10m isoform X2 → MAHFIKKVFQLTPNQLLYQQKRYRGKINLRKPKIYFKKRVLNELLTPFFINPNKDKTLEQFCENSKTEEIEQRLGIYDTIIAREVRNWFDNSKMTVILHVNSIMELDVFDIKVALFKENMHYKRYGPHIIHNMIKNSPYESLVPLISNYTAFVFSSEIKVPTVHKIIKKSKKMYILGGVLEGQVFKYDDFLKFGEMNITMAQSNLVQILQNAGGVNLTRQLTHHQSTLLTRLKQIGTNETTSDDKK
- the LOC107996201 gene encoding large ribosomal subunit protein uL10m isoform X1; the protein is MAHFIKKVFQLTPNQLLYQQKRYRGKINLRKPKIYFKKRVLNELLTPFFINPNKDKTLEQFCENSKTEEIEQRLGIYDTIIAREVRNWFDNSKMTVILHVNSIMELDVFDIKVALFKENMHYKRYGPHIIHNMIKNSPYESLVPLISNYTAFVFSSEIKVPTVHKIIKKSKKMYILGKQWRKDGKMILLTNLISFLGGVLEGQVFKYDDFLKFGEMNITMAQSNLVQILQNAGGVNLTRQLTHHQSTLLTRLKQIGTNETTSDDKK
- the LOC107993948 gene encoding partitioning defective 3 homolog, coding for MKVTVCFDNVRVVVPCGDGTLLVKDLMHEATLRYKKATGKNDNTLTINSLSSLTGGGLLDPDDRLCDVADDREQIVAHFVSSDVSHAGGDGASSVGTNSPDFFHSDSKEPTYTIDTHSSIPINAIKRESTKRLSMHALSTREPCLTTYSAQSLPRESRRREPLGQDAKVSFEYINANIESGDQGEIREIVIKNEAGPLGLHVVPCYDLLGNDQGLRVEGIEPNGRIARDGQIDLHDKIIKINGHNLLHIPFSKVQEIFRTCMTESCLQISIVKHKKSHEKSLHKNHSNTSGGSEKEIDDNVKRLQCSNYNLLQTANTRKIGRMIEIELTKGSNGLGFSVTTRDNPAGGHCPIYIKNILPKGAAVEDGRLRPGDRLLEVNNKEMTGKSQAEVVSLLRSIPPGGKVRMIVSRQEEISSSIPDSHSHVTSTTQASETTDNSKYWNALNTSPIKKNTEVQDKINSHNYDKCTFKPVKSSEDIVLSPRKNRMILTLDIPVHDSEKAGLGVSVKGKTTNTDENTNMDLGIFIKSVLHGGAASRDGRLRTNDQLLNVNGVSLLGLSNSDAMETLRRAMLNTNSSLTGVITLTIARRISSYDGNEKNLSENLSSQCKLESANSIYISDSTKASEGRVKEKNNLNSQSDILDNGGLLSCVMASPWNPVIDRLTEQYNKNSLRNESYCIATNKTWIEPASVKKITIGQRDDRAEPVLLEDSNEPQCNEAKRNTDDKDSQYSGDPTYDSQLSLEEFSSSSNKFSRDALGRQSMSEKRHAALDAKNTDTYKRNKKLREGRENKNQEQANQKHSNQSADSEDHTRRGVKSESYDKNKNKAATDGSTASESNMKRYEKSVDPAQSEYVYTIPGCNNKYTSPRKHWLVDDVHGEITSNNFKDDREGFPNSRGDVKQASLNSALDDRYKRSRKKGGIRSMLRLGKNRKSLNFGDSIEARHESSNYCSGTINYIA